A stretch of DNA from Bacillus sp. NP157:
TCGATCGCCAAGTTCGTCGGCACGACCAACGCCCTGCCGGACAACGGCAGCGACACGCCGCTTTCCGAGCGCTCCAGCTATTACGACGTGGGCGTCTCGCAGAAGCTGGGTGACCAGTGGACGGTGGGCCTGGACAGCTATCGCCGCAATGTGAACCGCCTGCAGGACGAGGGCCAGTTCGGCACGGCGCTGGTCTATTCCACGTTCAACTACGGCACGGGCAAGATCAAGGGCGACGAACTGACCGTGAACTACGACGGTGGCGCGCTCACCGCGTACTTCAACTTCGCGTACAACCGCGCGGTGGGCAAGCGCGTGATCACGGGCCAGTACAATTTCGCCCCGGATGACCTTGCCTACATCTACGACCACTTCATCCACCTCGACCACGACCAGAAGTACACGGCGTCGGGCGGCGTGAGCTACGGCTTCGGCGAAGGCACGCGCGTGGGTGCGGACTACCTGTTCGGCTCGGGCCTGCGCAGCGACGGCATCGTCCCCAACGGCGACCACCTTCCGGCTTACTTCCAGCTCAACCTCAGCGTGTCGCAGGACATGCACCTGACCTCGATCGGTACGACCCATGCCCAGCTGGCGCTGGTCAATGCGCTGGATCGCACGTATGAGATCCGCGACGGGTCGGGTATCGGTGTGGGCGCGCCGCAGTTTGGGCCGCGGCGGGGGGTGTTCCTTTCGTTGCAGCAGGATTTTTAAGGGCTGATCGGTTGGGATGCGTCGGCGGGGCTTGTGGGCTGCGGCAAGATCCTTTCGCGCGCGGGCGCGCTCCTACAGGGCGGGAGGGGGCTGGTATCCTTATGGGATGACCGACCGCCTTCCTGAACCTGGCGCCGACGAGCGCGCCCACTCCGATCATCTGGCGGGTCTCCTGCGCGAAGAGATTGCTTCGCAGGGGCCGATGCCGTTCTCGCGCTTCATGGAGCGCTGCCTGTACACGCCGGGGCTGGGCTATTACAGCGCCGGCAAGGCGAAATTCGGTGCCGAGGGGGACTTCGTCACGGCGCCCGAGCTGGGTACGCTGTTTGCCCGCTGCGTCGTGCGTGCCTTCGAGCCGGTGCTCGCCGCCGTCGGTGCGGAGGCGGACTTCCTCGAGATCGGCGGCGGTAGCGGCGCCTTCGCGGAAACCGCCTTGCGTGCCCTGGACGCCGCCGGCAAGCTGCCGCGCCGCTACATGATCCTCGAGCCCAGTGCCGACCTGCGCGAGCGCCAGCGCACGCGGCTACACGCCAACCTGCCGCCGGCGGTCGCACAGCGCGCGGTCTGGCTCGATGCACCGCTGGAAGAGCCGTGGGATGGCGTGGTGTTCGCCAACGAGGTGATCGATGCCTTGCCGACCACTCGCGTCACCGTGCGCGATGGCGAGGTCTACGAGGAATACGTGGTGCTGGACGGCGAGGGCCGTTTCACCCGGACCGATCGGCCGGCCGACGTGCTGGTCAGGAGCGCGGTGCGCCACGTCGAGCGCGATCTCGGCCGCGAGTTCGAAGCCGGCTATCGCACCGAGATCCTGCCGCAGCTGCCGTACTGGGTGCAGGCCGTGGCGGGCACGCTGCGTAGCGGTGCGATGATCTTCGCCGACTATGGCTACACGCGCAGCGAGTACTACCTGCCCGAGCGCACCGACGGCACCCTGCGTGCGTTCTATCGCCACCGCACCCATGGCGACGCGTTCTTCCTGCCCGGCCTGCAGGACCTCACCGCGTCGGTGGATTTCACTGCGCTGGCCGAGGCTGGCAACAGCGCGGGGTTCGGCGTGGCGGCGTACATGCCGCAGGCGCAGTTCCTGATCGCCGCGGGCATGCAGGAGTTCTTCGAAGACGACTACCTGGCCCTGAACGACGAGGCGGCGCGTTATCGCCTGTCGCAGGAAGTGAAGAAGCTGACCCTGCCCGACCAGATGGGCGAGCGCTTCCAGGTGATGCTGTTCGCGAAGGGCATCGAGGCCAGCGCGCTGCCGGAAGGGGTGATGGCGGCTGACCAGGGCGGGCGGTTGTAGGAGCGCGCCTGCGCGCGAATGGCTAAATCCGAAACCGAAAGTCGAAGCCCGAACGCAGCCGAAATTCGGAATTCGGAATTCGGAATTCGGAATCGCAAATCGCAAATCGCAAATCGCAAATCGCAAATCGCAAATCTGGAATCCAACCCTGCGCAGGGAAACTGTCGCGCGCAGGCGCGCTCCTACAGGGGTTTTGGGGTGGAGGCGATGGCGGTGGCCTGGGCGCGTTTCATCGCTTCGCCGATGGCGGGGCCTTGCAGGCCCTGGTCGACGAAGGGTTTCGAGGTGACGGCCGCGGCGGCGGCGCGGCAGGCGCGCAGGTAGTCGGCCTGGGGATAGGCGGCGTCTTCATGGCCCAGCCTTCCGCGCTTGTCGGCGAGGCAGGCGAGCAGGAAGGTTTCCAGCCGCGCGGGATGGCGCAGCGCGCCCAGCGACTCCAGCATGCGCAACACCGTCGACGCTTTCAGCTCGAAGGCCATGTGCGCGTTGAGATGGTATTTGCAGACCATCTCGGCCATGAAGGCGTATTCCGCCGGCACCTTCAGGCGTGCCGATAGCTCGCGCACCGGTTCGATGCCGCGTTGCTCATGCATGATGTGCCGCGGCAGGACATCTTCGGGTGTCAGCGCCTTGCCCAGGTCGTGGGTGAGCGCG
This window harbors:
- a CDS encoding SAM-dependent methyltransferase, which produces MTDRLPEPGADERAHSDHLAGLLREEIASQGPMPFSRFMERCLYTPGLGYYSAGKAKFGAEGDFVTAPELGTLFARCVVRAFEPVLAAVGAEADFLEIGGGSGAFAETALRALDAAGKLPRRYMILEPSADLRERQRTRLHANLPPAVAQRAVWLDAPLEEPWDGVVFANEVIDALPTTRVTVRDGEVYEEYVVLDGEGRFTRTDRPADVLVRSAVRHVERDLGREFEAGYRTEILPQLPYWVQAVAGTLRSGAMIFADYGYTRSEYYLPERTDGTLRAFYRHRTHGDAFFLPGLQDLTASVDFTALAEAGNSAGFGVAAYMPQAQFLIAAGMQEFFEDDYLALNDEAARYRLSQEVKKLTLPDQMGERFQVMLFAKGIEASALPEGVMAADQGGRL